Proteins encoded by one window of Chanos chanos chromosome 7, fChaCha1.1, whole genome shotgun sequence:
- the LOC115816596 gene encoding coagulation factor VII yields the protein MTKALKDCFKAKPKRVKMHTRVVCVFFVVFRIAAGVVVLVKDDAHSFLDRKKRANSGYLEELKQGNLERECIEEICNYEEAREVFEDDTMTKQFWMTYHAREPCLANPCKNNGTCIYLGDTYQCQCLEGFEGAYCQEVFEDTLKCLYLNGGCEQFCDGSGPRRTCGCAHGYSIGEDGKSCVAQVQYPCGKIPHQGSNQTGQLQTRLVGGNQCPKGHCPWQVLLQHKGQSLCGGVLVDDRWVVTAAHCLDKKNAKDLTVVTGEHDLEVQEGSEQKIPVSQIIVRESYDPGSMDSDLALLRLSEPAVFSAHSVPICLPTRAFAESELSAVRFHKISGWGRRTEGGNIHLPQSPVKPTSPILRQLDVPVLLTPQCALKSGVNITDNMFCAGYMEGNQESCRGDDGSPLVTQYKGTYFLSGVVSWGRGCAHPGYYGIYTKVSNFLDWLQERMAAPPPTLVNAQNQAQSLTGSAAPPLVQQKKMP from the exons ATGACCAAAGCCTTAAAAGATTGTTTCAAAGCAAAACCAAAGAGGGTTAAAATGCACACGCGTGTGGTTTGCGtgttttttgtagtttttcGCATCGCTGCCGGAGTAG TCGTTCTCGTAAAGGACGATGCACACTCTTTCCTGGACCGCAAAAAACGTGCAAATTCAGGGTACCTCGAGGAACTAAAGCAGGGAAATCTAGAGCGCGAATGCATCGAGGAGATCTGTAATTACGAGGAGGCCCGGGAGGTGTTTGAAGACGACACAATGACG aaaCAGTTCTGGATGACTTATCATG CTCGCGAGCCATGTTTGGCGAACCCTTGCAAAAACAATGGGACGTGTATTTACTTAGGCGACACTTACCAGTGCCAGTGTCTGGAGGGTTTTGAAGGCGCATATTGTCAAGAAG TATTTGAGGACACACTGAAGTGCTTGTATCTGAATGGTGGTTGTGAGCAGTTCTGTGACGGCTCTGGTCCTCGTCGAACCTGTGGATGTGCCCATGGTTACTCTATTGGAGAAGACGGGAAATCTTGTGTTGCTCAAG TCCAGTATCCCTGTGGGAAGATACCACATCAGGGCTCTAATCAGACAGGTCAGTTACAGACACGACTTGTTGGTGGAAACCAGTGCCCCAAAGGCCATTGTCCATGGCAG GTACTGTTGCAGCACAAAGGCCAAAGTCTCTGTGGTGGAGTCTTAGTGGATGATCGATGGGTGGTCACTGCTGCCCACTGCCTCGACAAGAAAAATGCAAAAGACTTAACTGTGGTTACAG GCGAACATGACCTTGAAGTGCAGGAAGGGTCAGAGCAGAAAATCCCAGTTTCCCAAATAATTGTGCGTGAGAGTTATGACCCCGGAAGCATGGACAGTGACCTGGCCCTGTTGCGTCTGAGTGAACCTGCTGTGTTCTCCGCCCACTCCGTGCCCATTTGCCTCCCGACACGAGCGTTTGCCGAGAGCGAGCTATCCGCCGTCCGTTTCCACAAAATCAGTGGCTGGGGACGGCGCACCGAAGGCGGGAACATCCATCTCCCTCAGAGTCCCGTTAAACCGACCTCACCCATCCTCCGTCAGCTAGACGTCCCTGTCTTGCTGACCCCTCAGTGTGCGCTCAAGAGTGGAGTGAACATCACAGACAATATGTTCTGTGCTGGTTACATGGAAGGGAACCAGGAGTCATGCAGAGGAGATGATGGAAGCCCATTGGTGACTCAGTACAAGGGGACCTACTTCTTGAGTGGTGTGGTGTCCTGGGGTAGAGGCTGTGCCCATCCAGGCTACTATGGGATATACACCAAAGTGTCCAACTTCCTTGACTGGCTGCAGGAACGTATGGCCGCCCCTCCACCTACTCTGGTGAATGCCCAAAACCAGGCCCAGAGCCTCACTGGCTCAGCAGCGCCTCCTCTTGTTCAACAGAAGAAAATGCCATAG
- the f10 gene encoding coagulation factor X — translation MLRVFWTFLPLLLVHCIASEVFLQSRDASQVLNRQRRANSGWEEFRQGNMERECVEERCDFEEAREIFEHDERTDEFWNIYFDGDACESHPCMHNGVCKDGIGTYTCFCPAAFQGKDCEIAIPELCENKNGGCDHFCKVEQNNVVCSCATGYQLWSDGKSCRSNDPFKCGVLPSTHTRSIFIYQGVNTTDQMTNNTENANTTASASIVSPSPTESDQQGTGGEIPSVEDRITFSSAGNTRIVNGDDCRPGECPWQALLMNEDKIGFCGGTILNEYFILSAAHCMNQSRYISVVLGDFDTRVKEHHEATYKVDQVLVHRNYVADTYHNDIALIKLKEPIKFSEYIIPACLPEREFAENVLMRQATGMVSGFGRVREGGPQSTILQKLTVPYVDRATCIESSSFKISNRMFCAGYDVEKKDACQGDSGGPHVTRFKDTWFVTGVVSWGEGCARSGKYGVYTQVSKYIKWIESVMAQFLPPNDTRKPSAATREKRDEKLAVIRV, via the exons ATGTTGCGGGTCTTCTGGACCTTTCTGCCTCTTCTGCTAGTTCACTGCATCGCCTCTGAGG TGTTCCTCCAAAGTCGGGATGCCAGTCAGGTTCTGAATCGACAACGGAGAGCCAACAGCGGCTGGGAGGAGTTCCGTCAAGGAAACATGGAACGggagtgtgtggaggagagatgCGACTTTGAGGAGGCCAGAGAGATTTTTGAACACGATGAAAGGACG GACGAATTCTGGAATATTTACTTTG ATGGAGATGCGTGTGAGTCTCATCCCTGTATGCATAATGGTGTGTGTAAAGATGGGATTGGGACCTACACCTGCTTCTGCCCTGCAGCCTTCCAAGGAAAAGACTGTGAGATTG CAATACCAGAGCTGTGTGAGAATAAGAACGGTGGATGTGATCATTTCTGTAAGGTTGAGCAGAACAACGTTGTCTGTTCTTGTGCCACTGGCTACCAACTGTGGTCTGATGGAAAATCCTGCCGATCCAAtg ATCCTTTTAAATGTGGTGTTTTGCCAAGCACGCATACCCGGAGTATTTTCATATACCAAGGAGTTAACACTACCGACCAGATGACCAATAACACGGAAAATGCAAACACCACTGCCAGTGCCAGTATAGTGAGCCCCAGCCCTACAGAGTCCGACCAGCAAGGCACTGGTGGGGAGATTCCAAGTGTGGAAGACAGGATCACATTCTCGTCAGCCGGAAACACACGGATCGTGAACGGAGATGATTGTCGTCCTGGAGAGTGCCCATGGCAG GCTCTCttgatgaatgaggataaaatcGGGTTCTGCGGTGGAACCATCCTGAACGAATACTTCATCCTGTCAGCTGCCCACTGCATGAACCAGTCCCGCTACATAAGCGTTgttctag GTGACTTTGACACGCGGGTGAAGGAGCATCATGAGGCTACATATAAGGTAGATCAGGTCCTCGTGCACCGTAACTACGTAGCGGATACATACCACAACGACATTGCTCTCATCAAGCTGAAAGAACCAATCAAATTCTCAGAGTACATCATTCCGGCCTGCCTGCCAGAGCGGGAATTTGCCGAGAACGTGCTCATGCGCCAGGCAACGGGAATGGTGAGCGGCTTTGGCCGAGTTCGCGAAGGCGGCCCTCAGTCCACTATACTGCAAAAACTTACCGTGCCCTACGTTGACCGCGCCACATGCATAGAGTCCAGCTCGTTCAAAATCTCCAACCGTATGTTCTGCGCCGGCTATGACGTGGAGAAAAAGGATGCCTGCCAAGGAGACAGCGGTGGACCACATGTCACCCGCTTCAAAGACACGTGGTTTGTAACTGGCGTTGTCAGCTGGGGAGAGGGTTGTGCCCGTAGCGGCAAATACGGAGTATACACCCAGGTATCCAAGTACATCAAGTGGATTGAAAGTGTTATGGCACAGTTCCTGCCTCCTAACGATACCAGGAAACCATCTGCGGCAACCcgtgaaaagagagatgaaaagctGGCAGTGATAAGagtgtga